One part of the Algibacter sp. L1A34 genome encodes these proteins:
- a CDS encoding DUF922 domain-containing protein, producing the protein MIRTLVLLCCFIGFQTEKPVISWKDNYKLSWTDFKGEPKQNSGAVAETASGISFGFSLKKLESNVVSFSTEVKAYFYPEDSWFHPEQASAYILEHEQLHFDITELFARKFRKGISELKISNNIKEQLKTLYKNSERGLGMMQRQYDAETNHSKNPEIQKEWQLYIKSELDKLSKYKSIE; encoded by the coding sequence GTGATTAGAACTTTAGTCTTATTATGTTGTTTTATTGGCTTTCAAACAGAAAAGCCAGTAATTTCTTGGAAAGATAATTATAAGCTGTCATGGACAGATTTTAAAGGGGAACCAAAGCAAAATTCAGGAGCAGTTGCAGAAACAGCATCGGGAATTAGCTTTGGTTTTTCTCTTAAAAAATTAGAATCTAACGTTGTTAGTTTTTCTACTGAAGTTAAGGCGTATTTCTATCCAGAAGATTCGTGGTTTCATCCTGAACAGGCTAGTGCTTATATTTTAGAGCACGAGCAATTGCATTTTGATATAACAGAATTATTTGCAAGAAAATTTAGAAAAGGAATTTCAGAATTAAAAATATCTAATAATATTAAAGAGCAGTTAAAAACACTTTATAAAAATAGCGAAAGGGGATTAGGAATGATGCAAAGGCAATATGATGCAGAGACAAATCATTCTAAAAACCCTGAAATTCAAAAAGAATGGCAACTTTATATTAAGTCTGAACTTGATAAATTGTCAAAATATAAATCCATAGAATAA
- a CDS encoding CTP synthase, giving the protein MTTTAKYIFVTGGVTSSLGKGIIAASLAKLLQAQGYRVTIQKLDPYINVDPGTLNPYEHGECYVTEDGAETDLDLGHYERFLNVPTSQANNVTTGRIYQSVIQKERRGEFLGKTVQVVPHITDEIKERIQILGKSGDYDIVITEIGGTVGDIESLPYIEAVRQLRWDLGENNGIVIHLTLVPFLSAAGELKTKPTQHSVKTLMESGVQADILVCRTEHQLPIELRRKLALFCNVKQEAVIQSIDASTIYDVPNLMLEEGLDKVVLKKLNLESIVPDISNWNKFVHRHKNPKYEITIGLIGKYVELQDSYKSILESFIHAGAENEVKVNIESVHSEYINEDNAKLKLGHLDGVLVAPGFGERGIEGKIDAVRYVRENNVPFFGICLGMQMAVIEFARNVLKIEDADSTEMSPDTKNPVINLMEEQKNITDMGGTMRLGAWDCDLKLGSGVRDIYKSESISERHRHRYEFNSDYRDQFEEAGMKATGLNPNTGLVEIIEIPTHPWFIGVQYHPEYKSTVANPHPLFVAFVKAGLNFSKKRKSAKMAQNE; this is encoded by the coding sequence ATGACAACTACAGCAAAATACATTTTCGTAACCGGTGGGGTTACATCATCTCTTGGAAAAGGGATTATCGCGGCATCGCTCGCAAAACTTCTACAAGCACAAGGCTATAGAGTAACTATCCAAAAATTAGATCCATATATCAATGTCGATCCAGGGACTTTAAACCCTTACGAGCATGGCGAATGTTATGTTACGGAAGATGGTGCCGAAACGGATTTAGATTTAGGGCATTACGAACGTTTTTTAAACGTGCCAACAAGTCAGGCTAATAATGTAACTACAGGTCGTATTTACCAAAGTGTTATCCAAAAGGAACGTCGTGGTGAGTTTTTAGGAAAAACCGTTCAGGTGGTTCCTCATATTACCGATGAAATTAAGGAACGTATACAAATACTCGGTAAATCTGGAGATTACGATATTGTTATTACCGAAATTGGTGGAACTGTTGGTGATATAGAATCTTTGCCATACATTGAAGCTGTGCGTCAATTACGCTGGGATTTAGGCGAAAATAATGGTATTGTTATTCATTTAACTTTAGTGCCATTTTTATCGGCTGCAGGCGAATTAAAAACAAAACCAACACAGCACAGTGTAAAAACATTAATGGAAAGTGGAGTACAAGCCGATATTTTGGTTTGTAGAACAGAACACCAATTACCTATAGAATTACGCCGTAAACTTGCATTATTTTGTAATGTAAAACAAGAAGCTGTAATTCAATCTATTGATGCATCTACTATTTATGATGTACCAAATTTAATGTTAGAAGAAGGCTTAGACAAGGTTGTACTTAAAAAGTTGAATCTTGAAAGTATTGTTCCTGATATTTCTAACTGGAATAAATTTGTGCACCGCCATAAAAATCCAAAGTATGAAATTACTATTGGTTTAATTGGAAAATATGTAGAATTACAAGATTCTTATAAATCAATACTAGAATCTTTTATTCATGCCGGAGCTGAAAATGAAGTTAAAGTAAATATAGAATCTGTTCATTCAGAATATATAAATGAAGATAATGCTAAGCTAAAATTAGGTCATTTAGATGGTGTTTTAGTAGCACCAGGATTTGGTGAGCGTGGTATTGAAGGTAAAATTGACGCTGTAAGATATGTGCGTGAAAATAATGTTCCGTTTTTCGGAATTTGTTTAGGAATGCAAATGGCAGTGATTGAGTTTGCAAGAAACGTACTTAAAATAGAAGATGCTGACTCTACAGAAATGAGTCCTGATACCAAGAACCCTGTTATTAATTTAATGGAAGAGCAAAAGAATATTACCGATATGGGTGGTACTATGCGTTTAGGTGCTTGGGATTGCGATTTAAAATTAGGTTCTGGAGTGCGTGATATTTATAAATCAGAAAGTATTAGCGAACGCCATAGGCATCGTTATGAATTTAACAGTGACTATAGAGATCAATTTGAAGAAGCTGGTATGAAAGCAACAGGCTTAAACCCAAATACAGGTTTAGTTGAAATTATAGAAATACCAACACATCCTTGGTTTATTGGTGTACAGTATCACCCAGAATATAAAAGTACAGTTGCCAATCCGCATCCATTATTTGTAGCTTTTGTAAAAGCCGGATTAAATTTTAGTAAAAAGCGTAAAAGTGCCAAGATGGCACAAAATGAATAG
- a CDS encoding DUF3820 family protein → MPFGKYKDRYLIDLPEYYVVWYHNKGFPKGKLGDMLLQVYELKLNGLEDLIRNIQRKYPK, encoded by the coding sequence ATGCCTTTCGGTAAATATAAAGACCGTTATTTAATAGATTTACCTGAGTATTATGTAGTTTGGTACCACAATAAAGGTTTTCCTAAAGGTAAATTAGGAGATATGTTGTTACAGGTTTATGAGCTAAAATTGAATGGATTAGAAGATTTAATAAGGAACATCCAACGTAAGTATCCTAAATAA
- a CDS encoding LysM peptidoglycan-binding domain-containing protein yields MSKFFSILLIVLVCGFGTLNAQNFSTHQVKKGETIESIAKRYFVTPADIYTLNPDAKKEFKANTILIIPISKANKPTVTTVKELKGFKTHKTKRKETLYSLGKKYDISEDDIKKYNKFLYANTLRKGDKLQIPIFKETTVVEENNNTKPYLVKAKEGKWRIAYKFGITLEELEALNPKMGDVLKEGQQINVPNLEREEIKQVDETYGYYKVLPKEGFYRLKLKLGLTQEELEALNPGLKETGLKVGMILKTPQGNTNLSGIVDAEYGGVSSDLRLKIRDYSTKHIAVMLPFRLNRVEFDTVADTKRSIKNDPYLNASLDFQSGVLMAIDSLKTLGISLNVDVYDTKYEVGEVSRILSTNDFSDVDAVIGPLTPKTFAKVASELERYNIPVVSPIGLDLDLRSNVFQSRPKTNLLKNRIVNFVKADSLVDNVIILADSEHISTANELKRMFNHATIVYSRKNKKGQDENYVLVNDVIGSLKSGNNYVFLETDNPGFVSNVTSLLASVNKSLNGQQSNEKKQITLVTTNMNDAFEDDQVSNEHLSKLNFHFAATSKWFDESNNSFVKKYESLYNATPNKRAVRGFDLTMDVVLRLVSSNSLYESVNDSPLTEYIESKFAYKKNISGGYYNDSIYLVKHENLRIIEVK; encoded by the coding sequence ATGAGTAAATTTTTTTCCATTCTTTTAATCGTTTTAGTGTGTGGTTTTGGCACATTAAATGCACAGAATTTCAGTACGCATCAAGTAAAAAAAGGAGAAACTATTGAGAGTATTGCAAAGCGTTATTTTGTAACGCCTGCAGATATTTATACTTTAAATCCCGATGCGAAAAAGGAGTTTAAGGCAAATACTATTTTAATTATTCCTATTTCTAAAGCCAATAAACCAACGGTTACAACGGTAAAGGAATTAAAAGGTTTTAAAACCCATAAAACTAAACGTAAAGAGACCTTATATAGTTTAGGTAAAAAGTACGATATATCGGAAGATGATATTAAGAAATACAATAAATTTTTATACGCCAATACACTTCGTAAAGGCGATAAACTTCAAATTCCTATTTTTAAGGAAACAACGGTTGTTGAAGAAAATAATAACACAAAGCCTTACCTAGTAAAAGCTAAAGAAGGAAAATGGCGTATTGCTTATAAATTTGGAATTACTTTAGAAGAATTAGAAGCGCTTAATCCAAAAATGGGTGATGTCCTTAAAGAAGGTCAACAAATTAATGTGCCAAATCTAGAAAGGGAAGAGATTAAGCAAGTTGATGAAACTTATGGCTATTACAAAGTATTACCAAAAGAAGGTTTTTATCGTTTAAAATTAAAATTAGGTTTAACTCAAGAAGAATTAGAAGCTTTAAATCCAGGGTTGAAAGAAACAGGATTAAAAGTTGGAATGATTTTAAAAACACCACAAGGAAACACTAATTTATCTGGTATTGTAGATGCAGAATATGGCGGAGTTTCTTCAGATTTAAGACTAAAAATTAGAGATTATAGTACTAAGCATATAGCTGTAATGCTTCCATTTAGATTAAACCGTGTTGAATTTGACACCGTTGCAGATACTAAAAGAAGTATTAAAAACGATCCTTATTTAAATGCTTCATTAGATTTTCAATCTGGTGTTTTAATGGCGATAGATTCTTTGAAAACTTTAGGTATTTCGCTTAACGTAGATGTTTACGATACTAAATATGAAGTAGGTGAGGTCTCTCGAATTTTAAGCACTAATGATTTTAGTGATGTAGATGCTGTAATAGGTCCACTAACTCCTAAAACCTTTGCTAAAGTGGCTTCGGAACTAGAAAGATATAATATTCCTGTAGTATCGCCAATTGGTTTAGATTTAGATTTGCGTTCTAATGTGTTTCAATCGAGACCTAAAACAAATTTATTAAAAAATAGAATAGTAAACTTTGTAAAGGCCGATAGTTTGGTGGATAATGTTATTATTCTTGCCGACTCTGAGCATATTTCTACAGCGAATGAGTTAAAACGTATGTTTAATCATGCAACTATTGTTTATTCAAGAAAAAATAAAAAAGGACAAGACGAAAATTATGTACTTGTTAACGATGTTATCGGATCATTAAAAAGTGGTAATAATTATGTCTTTTTAGAAACTGATAATCCTGGTTTTGTTTCTAATGTAACGAGTTTATTGGCTTCGGTTAATAAATCTTTAAATGGACAACAAAGTAATGAAAAAAAGCAAATTACTTTGGTAACAACCAATATGAACGATGCATTTGAAGACGATCAGGTTTCTAACGAACACTTATCAAAATTAAACTTTCATTTTGCTGCAACTTCTAAATGGTTTGATGAAAGTAATAATTCATTCGTTAAGAAATATGAAAGTCTTTATAACGCAACACCAAATAAAAGAGCTGTAAGAGGTTTCGATTTAACTATGGATGTGGTTTTACGATTAGTATCTTCTAATAGTTTATATGAATCGGTTAACGATTCGCCATTAACAGAATATATTGAAAGTAAATTTGCTTATAAAAAGAATATCTCTGGCGGTTATTATAATGACAGTATTTATTTAGTAAAACACGAAAATTTAAGAATTATAGAAGTAAAGTAA
- a CDS encoding FAD-binding and (Fe-S)-binding domain-containing protein, with protein MSLTSLESELSGELLYDDLSKSIYATDASVYRMLPLAVAYPKNKDDIKKLISFAKSNNTTLIPRTAGTSLAGQCVGTGIVVDVSKHFTEILEFDEKAQTIKVQPGVVRDALNNYLKPYGLFFGPNTSTSNRCMMGGMVGNNSSGTTSIQYGVTRDKVLELNTILSDGSEVVFGEFTSETFMQKTSENTLEGEIYKTIYDELKSDKVKTQILENFPKPEIHRRNTGYAIDELIKSDVFFETTDKFNMCKLLSGSEGTLAFSTEITLKLDRLPPNEAIMVAAHFDSIENCLSAVELTMEHNLFNCEMMDKTILDCTKQNKTQEENRVFIEGDPKAILMCEVRATSLVEVEKLGFNLVEAIRKSGLSYALPVLVGKDIQKANNLRSAGLGLLGNMIGDKKSAACIEDTAVALPDLANYISEFTALMKGYKQDAIYYAHAGAGELHLRPILNLKRGEDVVLFRKITTDVAHLVKKYNGSMSGEHGDGIVRAEFIPLMIGEENYQLIKRIKSVFDPNNVFNQGKIVDAFPMDKALRYEVDRVEPEIKTFLDFSKSQGILRATEKCNGSGDCRKLPEFGGTMCPSYRATRNEKDTTRARANALREFLTNSDKENKFDHEELKSVFDLCLSCKACASECPSSVDVASLKAEFLYQYQKEHGISLRTKLFAYNNLLNKFGSISPSVTNFFFSNGFTSSVLKKLFGIATERTLPLISKKNLEKAFKSFSKKTGNKKNIKTVYLFNDEFTNYLDTPIGIDAIELLSALNYKVEIVKNEESGRTFLSKGLLEQAKKTTNKNIDVFKNIISEVSPLIGIEPSAILTFKDEYLKLADDKVSAQSIAENTFLIEEFLQKEIELGNIKQDQFTSETKIIKFHGHCHQKSHSNQLSSFAVLNLPKNYKVTIIPSGCCGMAGSFGYEKEHYKVSMQVGEQTLFPAIRKATEDTVISANGTSCRHQIEDGTNRIAKHPITVLKEALLV; from the coding sequence ATGAGTTTAACGAGTTTAGAATCGGAGTTATCTGGAGAGTTGTTGTATGATGATTTATCAAAATCTATTTATGCAACCGATGCTTCTGTTTATAGAATGTTACCCTTAGCGGTGGCTTATCCAAAAAACAAGGATGATATTAAAAAGCTAATTAGTTTTGCTAAATCTAATAATACCACGCTAATTCCAAGAACTGCAGGGACTTCATTAGCAGGTCAATGTGTAGGAACTGGTATTGTAGTTGATGTCTCAAAACATTTTACCGAAATTTTAGAATTCGATGAAAAAGCACAAACTATAAAAGTACAGCCAGGAGTTGTTCGGGATGCGCTTAATAACTATTTAAAACCATATGGTCTTTTTTTCGGACCAAACACATCAACTTCTAACCGCTGTATGATGGGCGGTATGGTTGGAAACAATTCATCTGGAACAACATCAATTCAATATGGAGTTACACGAGATAAGGTTCTAGAATTAAATACTATTTTAAGTGATGGTAGCGAGGTTGTTTTTGGAGAATTCACTTCTGAAACTTTTATGCAGAAAACTTCAGAAAACACTTTAGAAGGGGAGATTTATAAAACGATATATGATGAATTAAAATCTGATAAAGTAAAAACTCAAATTCTTGAAAATTTCCCTAAACCAGAAATTCATAGAAGAAATACAGGGTATGCTATAGATGAATTAATAAAATCCGATGTTTTTTTTGAAACAACCGATAAATTTAATATGTGTAAACTACTTTCTGGTAGTGAAGGTACATTAGCCTTTTCAACAGAAATTACATTAAAATTAGATAGGCTTCCGCCGAATGAAGCTATAATGGTTGCTGCTCACTTTGATAGTATTGAAAACTGTTTAAGCGCAGTAGAATTAACTATGGAACATAATTTGTTCAATTGTGAAATGATGGATAAAACCATTTTAGATTGTACAAAACAGAATAAAACGCAAGAAGAAAATAGAGTATTTATAGAAGGCGATCCTAAGGCTATTTTAATGTGCGAAGTTAGAGCGACTTCACTGGTAGAAGTTGAAAAACTAGGCTTTAATTTAGTCGAAGCTATAAGAAAGTCTGGGTTAAGTTATGCTTTGCCTGTATTAGTTGGTAAAGATATTCAAAAAGCAAATAATTTGAGAAGTGCAGGCTTAGGCTTGTTGGGAAACATGATTGGTGATAAAAAATCGGCTGCATGCATTGAAGATACTGCGGTTGCATTACCAGATTTAGCAAATTATATATCGGAGTTTACAGCACTTATGAAAGGCTACAAACAAGATGCTATTTATTACGCACATGCAGGAGCTGGAGAGTTACATTTACGCCCGATTTTAAATTTGAAGAGAGGTGAAGACGTTGTTTTATTCAGAAAAATAACAACAGATGTTGCACATTTAGTAAAGAAATATAATGGTTCCATGAGTGGTGAACATGGTGATGGTATTGTTCGGGCAGAATTTATACCTTTAATGATTGGCGAGGAGAATTATCAATTAATAAAGCGTATAAAATCGGTTTTCGATCCAAATAATGTTTTTAATCAGGGTAAAATTGTAGATGCTTTCCCTATGGATAAAGCGCTACGTTATGAAGTAGATCGTGTAGAACCCGAAATAAAAACCTTTCTCGATTTCTCAAAATCGCAAGGTATTTTAAGAGCTACCGAAAAATGTAACGGTTCTGGGGATTGTAGAAAACTTCCTGAATTTGGAGGAACAATGTGCCCAAGTTATCGCGCTACAAGAAACGAGAAAGATACAACAAGAGCTCGTGCTAATGCTTTAAGAGAATTTCTAACAAATTCTGATAAAGAAAACAAATTTGATCACGAGGAGTTAAAATCTGTGTTCGATTTATGTTTAAGTTGTAAAGCTTGTGCTTCGGAATGCCCTAGTAGTGTTGATGTTGCTAGTTTAAAAGCTGAATTCTTATATCAATATCAAAAAGAGCATGGTATTTCTTTAAGAACAAAACTTTTCGCTTACAATAATCTATTAAATAAATTTGGAAGTATATCTCCAAGTGTAACGAATTTCTTTTTCTCTAACGGTTTTACTTCTTCAGTTTTAAAAAAATTATTTGGAATTGCTACAGAAAGAACTTTGCCTTTAATTTCTAAGAAGAATTTAGAAAAGGCGTTTAAAAGTTTTTCAAAAAAGACGGGAAATAAAAAAAATATAAAAACGGTATATTTATTTAATGATGAATTCACAAATTATTTAGATACACCAATAGGTATAGATGCTATCGAACTTTTAAGCGCATTAAATTATAAGGTTGAAATTGTTAAGAATGAAGAATCTGGACGTACGTTTTTATCAAAAGGGTTATTGGAACAAGCTAAAAAAACAACAAATAAAAATATAGATGTTTTTAAAAATATAATTTCAGAAGTATCTCCATTAATAGGTATTGAACCTTCGGCTATTTTAACTTTTAAGGATGAATATTTAAAGTTGGCAGACGATAAAGTTTCTGCACAATCCATTGCAGAAAATACTTTTCTAATTGAAGAATTCCTTCAAAAGGAAATAGAATTAGGGAATATTAAGCAAGATCAGTTTACTTCAGAAACAAAAATTATTAAATTTCATGGGCATTGCCATCAAAAATCGCATAGCAATCAGTTATCTAGTTTTGCTGTTCTAAATTTGCCTAAAAACTATAAAGTAACAATTATTCCAAGTGGCTGTTGTGGTATGGCTGGAAGTTTTGGTTATGAGAAAGAACATTATAAAGTGAGTATGCAGGTAGGTGAGCAAACGTTATTTCCTGCAATTAGAAAAGCGACTGAAGACACTGTTATTTCTGCGAACGGTACAAGTTGTCGTCATCAAATAGAAGATGGAACAAATCGTATTGCTAAGCATCCAATTACTGTTTTAAAAGAAGCTTTGCTAGTATAA
- the yidC gene encoding membrane protein insertase YidC, whose protein sequence is MEEKKLDLNSIIGFVLIFGILAFMLWQNKPTPEELEAQEKAKQEQIAAENKANNQEETKVVTADDFKVAGVSDSLQLIGLKNKFGAFAYAASTASDKETLVESDVFALKFSNKGGYLSELELKKFVNYDSLPIYLIKNRNAGFNINFGTTDSRILNTKDLYFTPTVTKNGENTIVSMKLKVSESKFLEYRYEIKPGDYMMDFSVRSQGLSDVINSSQAINLDWALKGYRHAKSISYENRYTDIHYEYEDGKANYTGARDADKELEDVTWIGFKQHFFSSVLLSDTAFKTAHIKSENLVDDEVIDTLFTKSFDAKMPLTLQAGEINQTMDLYFGPNDFDVVNSYDRNLDELVPFGWGLFGWINRYIFTPLFAFLAGFLPYGIAIIAMTVLIKLLLSFVQYKQFLSQAKMKILKPELDAIREKNKDNKVKAQQETMALQTKAGASPMAGCLPALVQLPVFYALFQFFPSAFDLRQKSFLWANDLSSYDVIANLPFNIPYYGSHVSLFPLLASVAIFFYMQLTTGQQAASQPQQEGMPDMGKMMKYMMYFSPIMMLFFFNNYASGLSLYYFISNLISIGIILVIKNFILDEDKIHAQIQEKKKQPKKENRFQKKMAQMMEQAEKQKQAQNKKK, encoded by the coding sequence ATGGAAGAAAAAAAATTAGATCTTAATTCGATCATTGGTTTTGTACTTATTTTCGGAATATTGGCATTCATGCTTTGGCAGAATAAACCAACGCCAGAAGAACTCGAAGCGCAAGAAAAAGCAAAGCAAGAACAAATTGCTGCTGAAAATAAAGCAAATAATCAAGAAGAGACCAAGGTGGTTACTGCTGATGATTTTAAAGTTGCTGGCGTTTCAGATTCATTACAATTAATTGGTCTTAAAAATAAATTTGGAGCATTTGCTTATGCAGCATCAACAGCTTCGGATAAAGAAACCCTTGTTGAGAGTGATGTTTTCGCTTTAAAATTTAGCAATAAAGGTGGTTATCTTTCAGAATTGGAGCTTAAAAAGTTTGTAAACTACGATTCTCTTCCTATTTATTTAATAAAGAACCGTAATGCGGGTTTCAATATTAATTTCGGAACTACAGATAGCCGAATTTTAAACACCAAAGATTTATATTTTACACCAACAGTTACTAAAAATGGTGAGAATACAATAGTTTCTATGAAACTTAAAGTATCAGAATCTAAATTTTTAGAATATCGTTACGAGATTAAGCCAGGAGATTATATGATGGATTTTTCTGTACGTTCTCAAGGTTTAAGTGATGTTATTAATAGTTCTCAAGCTATTAATTTAGATTGGGCTTTAAAAGGGTATCGTCATGCAAAAAGTATTTCTTATGAAAATAGGTATACAGATATTCATTACGAATACGAAGATGGTAAAGCGAACTACACAGGAGCTCGTGATGCTGATAAAGAATTAGAGGATGTAACTTGGATTGGTTTTAAGCAACATTTCTTTTCGTCTGTATTATTATCAGATACGGCTTTTAAAACCGCACATATTAAATCTGAAAATTTAGTAGACGACGAAGTTATAGATACCTTGTTTACTAAAAGCTTCGATGCTAAAATGCCTTTAACATTGCAAGCAGGAGAGATTAATCAAACTATGGATTTGTATTTTGGTCCTAATGATTTTGATGTTGTAAATTCTTATGATCGTAATTTAGATGAATTAGTACCATTTGGTTGGGGACTTTTTGGATGGATTAATCGTTATATTTTCACACCTTTATTTGCCTTTTTAGCAGGTTTTTTACCATACGGAATTGCAATTATTGCTATGACGGTTTTAATTAAATTGTTATTATCATTTGTACAATACAAGCAGTTTTTATCGCAAGCTAAAATGAAAATTCTAAAACCAGAATTAGATGCTATTCGTGAAAAAAACAAAGACAATAAAGTAAAAGCGCAACAAGAAACTATGGCGTTGCAAACCAAAGCAGGAGCAAGCCCAATGGCGGGTTGTTTACCGGCTTTAGTGCAGCTTCCTGTGTTCTATGCCTTATTTCAATTTTTCCCGTCGGCCTTTGATTTAAGACAAAAATCTTTCCTTTGGGCAAACGATTTATCATCTTATGATGTTATTGCGAACTTACCTTTCAATATTCCATATTATGGAAGTCACGTAAGTTTATTTCCTTTATTAGCGTCAGTTGCAATTTTCTTTTATATGCAATTAACCACAGGACAGCAAGCAGCATCGCAACCACAACAAGAGGGTATGCCAGATATGGGGAAAATGATGAAATACATGATGTATTTCTCTCCTATAATGATGTTGTTTTTCTTTAATAATTATGCGTCAGGATTAAGTTTATATTACTTTATCTCAAACTTAATTAGTATCGGAATTATATTAGTGATTAAGAATTTTATTTTAGATGAAGATAAAATTCACGCTCAAATTCAAGAGAAGAAAAAACAACCTAAGAAAGAAAATCGTTTCCAGAAAAAAATGGCTCAAATGATGGAGCAAGCTGAAAAGCAAAAACAAGCTCAAAACAAAAAGAAATAG
- a CDS encoding type 1 periplasmic binding fold superfamily protein has translation MKTLKNLSLLFISALVFIACSSDDDNPEAVNEEEVITTLTATLIPAGDGSTITLQTQDLDGDGPNDPVITVSGVLAANTIYSGTLELLNETESPAESINAEIEEEDEDHQFFFQVSNDLATFTYEDEDENGNPVGLEFTVTTGDTTGTGTLTITLRHEPSKSGTGVSDGDITNAGGETDIQAIFSISVE, from the coding sequence ATGAAAACTTTAAAAAATTTATCACTATTATTTATTTCAGCATTAGTATTTATAGCATGTTCTAGCGATGACGACAATCCGGAAGCAGTAAATGAAGAAGAAGTAATCACAACACTAACAGCTACTTTAATACCTGCAGGCGACGGGAGTACTATTACTCTACAAACACAAGATTTAGATGGTGATGGACCTAACGACCCTGTGATTACTGTATCTGGAGTTTTAGCTGCAAACACGATTTATAGTGGAACACTTGAGCTTTTAAATGAAACTGAATCACCAGCGGAATCTATCAATGCAGAAATTGAAGAAGAAGATGAAGATCATCAATTTTTCTTCCAAGTAAGTAACGACCTTGCAACTTTTACTTACGAGGATGAAGATGAAAACGGTAATCCTGTTGGACTAGAATTTACAGTAACTACTGGCGATACTACTGGAACTGGAACATTAACAATTACTTTAAGACATGAGCCTAGTAAAAGCGGAACTGGAGTAAGCGATGGTGATATTACAAATGCTGGTGGAGAAACAGATATTCAAGCTATTTTTAGTATCTCGGTAGAGTAA